GTAGAATTTGTATGTTCAAACTCCACACTCAAGTATTTACGCCCGAATTATCCatcgcgtttttttttaaatttactctAATGTGTTGTTTTCTGTTAGGGGTAATTAGGCGTGTGCATCAGCACGTCTAAAATCTTTTTAGACTAGTCAGACATATTTACGGTCAGACTGCTCGCGTTATCCAACTGGGTGCTTTTGTTGGATCTTTTTATTCTTGTTGATATTGATAGCCTTTAGACATGACATCAACGCATATATATTCACGATTGTGAGCTTCGTAGTCGAGTAAGAGACGTTTGCATGAGTCTCAACTCGTCTACCGAACAATCGCTTTGCGAAGATGCTGTGTCGACGTTCAAGAGGCAGACAACTCACTAGCCAAGCAATCGCTTCGCGGAGTTATGATACAGATGCTCGTGAAGCAGACgactcgactaccgagcaatAAGAGGCAGGCAACTCATCAGCCGAGTGGTCGCTCTGCGAATTAAAGTTACAGATGCTCAGAGGAAAACAACTAGGGGAAGGTGGgccacgttgggacatggggcacagtgaaaaatcagctctcacactcaTACTATATCCGGAATCAGCCATGCGTTACGACGTCTAACACGGCCTTTCGGTGAGACATTACGTCCCAGAAAACAGACACTGGATATGCAGAGCGATTCGAGCTATAGGGCGAAGTTGGTTTTGGTGGGTTGAAAGTAAAATTTTGGCATCTcggttttttcttttttctactcTAACCTTTCAAACAGGACAAACCACTGCAGGGCTACTTTTGGATAAAGTCATCTGTggaatattcataacgttggcggaTTGGTGTGCCTTACTAATCTTGACATAGAGCAGTCTGAAAATGTTTAGTGGTTATGGGGAACAATgaaccggggttcagtgggacatggtTCATGGTGCCCCATTTGGGAGTGTTTTATCAATTAGTTGCTTGGAGTCCTTGGGAATTGAAACAATAGAGTAGTTTACTTAGCAATGAAGTTACTGCAGTACCGGTACTGCCAGACTGGTACGGTATGGTAACAATAATAGGCTAGATACCATATGTCTAGTATTTTTATAATCTTCAGATCTTGCATAGGGCGGTACCGTATGCTGGTATGGGTCTAAACTACAAGATCATTGTATTTTTTTACGTTTCTCAGAAAATTGTAGTCATATCAGATCTTACGGTACCTCAGTTTAGCAGTTGGAAATGCCTCGTAAAAGAGCCAGAAAAACTACTATGGGTCTGATTGACCCCGAAGTAATGAAGCAGGCAGCAGAAGATGTGGCGTACAAAGGTAAAAGTATGAGAGCAACAGCTAGCACCTATAATATCCCAAAGTCTACTCTTTTGAGATACGTtagaaaatgtaaaatttccAGAGAGGAAGGCAGTTCAACATGTATGCTTAACATCAAGGATTTTGAGCCAAATTATGCTGTGAGGAGGATTTTTACAGATTGTGAAGAAGAAGAATTGGAGGAATATTTGATTGAGGCGTCGAGGCATCATTACGGATTGGCCAGGAAAGATGTTCTGGAGCTAGCTTGGCAATTCGCGGTCAGAAATGGTAAAAGGGTCCCTGCATCATGGGTTAAAGAAGGAAATACGAGAGCAGGGCCTGATTGGCTTAGAGGTTTTTTGACAAGGCGTACCAAGCTAACGCTTCGCCAACCTGAGTCTACAAGTCTTTCTAGGGCAACAAGTTTTAATAGAAAAAATGTTGacgatttttttgaaaatcttgaAACAGTCATGAAAAGGCATACATTCCCAGCTGAGCGTATTTTTAATGTAGATGAAACAGGCCTTACAACAGTGCAGAAACCCTGCAGAGTTATTGCAGAAAAGGGCCGGAAACAAGTGGGTCAAGTGACATCTGCAGAAAGAGGAACGCTCGTGACCATGATTGGCTGTATCAATGCCATTGGGAACTCTGTTCCACCCGCATTTATTTTTCCCAGGGTTAATTTTAAATCACATATGATGATAGGGGCTCCGACTGGGTCAGTGGGTTTTGCATACAAGACAGGCTGGGTCAATAGCACAATTTTTCTAGGCTGGCTGAAGCATTTTCTTACACATTCGAATTGCTCAAAATCCAATCCTGTCCTGCTTCTCATGGACAACCACAACAGTCACATTTCAATCGAATCTGTAGAATTTTCTAAACAGAATGGAATAGTTTTGCTCACTTTGCCTCCACACTGTAGCCAAAAACTTCAGCCTCTGGATAAGACAGTATATGGGCCTCTAAAAGCGTACTATAATACTGGTGTTGACTCCTGGCTTGGTGCACATCCCGGTCAAACAATTTCTATATATGATATTCCAGGTATAGCCTCCTTAGCATATGGTAAAGCGTTCACTCCTGCGAACATTGTGTCTGGATTTTTATCATGTGGGATTTTCCCTCtcaacaaaaatgtttttaaagatGAAGATTTCCTCTGTTCATATGTGACGGATCGGCCAGAGACATTCCAGCAGGATTTTTCTGGCAGTGATGATGTAGCACAAGCAGATAAAGGTTTTGAGCTGTCTCCAGCTTCTCCCAGTGATGCAGATTTGCCAACAACGAGTGCACAAGGTGGATATTTATCTCCGAAAGATCTGCGACCTTTCAAGAAAGCAGGACCAAGAAAGAAAAAGCGATCTAATAGAGGGGCAAAAACACGCATCCTCACAGATACGCCTGAAAAAGATGCGATAATTGCTAAACTTAGTAAAACAGGTCCTCACCAATGTGCTTCCAATAGGAGGCTGTCGATTGAATATTTGCCCACTCCACTGATTGAAAACTCAAGCAGTGATGATGAAGAAGAGGCAGTGAATCCAAGTGTGGGTGATTACGTCTTGGTAAAATTCAAGGCCAATCGCTTGGGTGACGAAGTTTACTATGTTGGAAAAGTGATTGATATTGATGATGATAACGATTTGGATGTAACTTTCATGCAAAAAATCCTTTCAAAAGTAACAAGGCCAGCATTCGTATTTCCTGATGATGAGGATTTGGCAAGTGTAGCGGTCGGTGACGTTGTGTGTATCCTCCCCATTCCAAGTCAGGTTGGGGGAACAGCAAGGGCCTCAAAGCACTATCGCTTCGGCATAGATATGTCTAAGTGGAATGTTCAGTAAATTTTGTGCCACTTGGGGATGTCGAATAAGATTGGAACACTTTTAAATTCATAATATTCGATAGAATATCCCCAACTATATTTTGAGcacaaaatttttattggtattaaaaatgtcaaagcATAAGTTACACTTGAACATTGGTTAAATTATACAACAGAAGACAGTTGACATTTAAGCAGCTTTATCaattataaaagaaaaatttgaatctgaAAAAATACAAGCTACTTTTGCACCTTAATAAACATAGCCTAATTCAGAATATATTACCAATTCAAAAATGGAGAGTTTTTAAAGTTTATTCGAATGAGAAATAATTTACCTTCAGCTGGAATAGGatttcaattgtaaatataTCTGCTAGTTTCGTTGTTTAAGTTTttatatgtttgtttgtttcgttgtttgtTGAACATAGTGAACATTTTGGTGATTGAACTTTAGTTTTTTGTTCTGTTCTTCTAAAGAACAGTATTTGATATTTGTGACCTTTACTACAAACTGGTATTGTCAAGAAAGTTATGGAACTCATTTTCAATTTGGCATAATCCAAAACTTAAACATTGAAGTTATTTCAGATTTAATAatacaaatacaaattttttttagtataaTTCACAATAGCAGAGTGTTTTGATAAGTGTTGCCCGGAAAAGTTGattcaacaattttttgaaataagtgttttggttgaacattgattttaaaaataggcCCACAGTTAATTAAATGATGATGCTCATTCGTTGcttatttttatttgcataTTTCGTTGAGTTTAATAAACTTTCCCACTGTGCACCAGGGTGTGTCCTAATGTGCCCCACTAGTGGGGtgcagtgggacacttgacaaacgttttttGAAGCGTTTTGGGGGTGAAACTAGTGTGGCTCGGGTATTTCTTAGTCAATGAATAAGAAGTACATTTACCCCTCTTTGTATTAGTACTGCAATGTCAAATGAATGTGCTGGTTATAGGGGTCAAAagatgcaaaagaaaaaaagtgtcccaaccttccccactttcccctactcgactaccgagcaatAAGAGACCGCCAACTCGCTAGTCGATTAATCTCTGCGAAGTTATGGATGCTCAGAGGCAAACAACTCGTCGACTACCGAGCAATAAGAGAATTGAGATAGCGAttggagaccgccgacttatcgatcttccgaaaaaaagttaattaattaataaatcgctgattataaaaaaataattaataaataactcTCTAATTACACGACTTAATTCATGCAAAATTAATAGGCTCccggtccgagatatgatgaatgcacatgcaaaatttggagcagattcaacctcgctttcgtgagatatctcgtaacatacaaaagtgtctaacagacaaacaaacagacaagtacctatcaacatatttaccgatcaagatcgataagtaacaagctCGATAAGTAATGAAGTGAAGCAGACAACTAACCAGCCGAGCAGGTGCTCTGCGGAGTCATTCCTGGACTGTTATTTATAACAAGGTCAATCATCCACAGGGAATCGACGTAGTCGAGAATCAGATAAATAATTATTTCGCCCTTATAGTCTAACGAAGggataatcaaatttttaatacaggagggccagatacaaatacctGGGCGAAACCGCGGGCCTGagccactggttctcaacctttttttctttCATGGCCCAATTTCGTTGCGCACAAATTCTGCGGCCCATTAGCTTTTTCATTCAAGGCGAAAActacaaaaataacaaaaaaaattttttgcaaaaaatatacactTTCACTTTGAGAATAATTAGGTGAAAATTACCACCATGTAACAAAAgcagcatcatcattcattgatACTACCGTacatatatactactacgataCTACCATCAAATTTCAACAACCACCATCAAATTTAACTTCATCAGCAACTcttagcaatttttaataggtttg
This is a stretch of genomic DNA from Styela clava chromosome 2, kaStyClav1.hap1.2, whole genome shotgun sequence. It encodes these proteins:
- the LOC144419992 gene encoding uncharacterized protein LOC144419992 produces the protein MPRKRARKTTMGLIDPEVMKQAAEDVAYKGKSMRATASTYNIPKSTLLRYVRKCKISREEGSSTCMLNIKDFEPNYAVRRIFTDCEEEELEEYLIEASRHHYGLARKDVLELAWQFAVRNGKRVPASWVKEGNTRAGPDWLRGFLTRRTKLTLRQPESTSLSRATSFNRKNVDDFFENLETVMKRHTFPAERIFNVDETGLTTVQKPCRVIAEKGRKQVGQVTSAERGTLVTMIGCINAIGNSVPPAFIFPRVNFKSHMMIGAPTGSVGFAYKTGWVNSTIFLGWLKHFLTHSNCSKSNPVLLLMDNHNSHISIESVEFSKQNGIVLLTLPPHCSQKLQPLDKTVYGPLKAYYNTGVDSWLGAHPGQTISIYDIPGIASLAYGKAFTPANIVSGFLSCGIFPLNKNVFKDEDFLCSYVTDRPETFQQDFSGSDDVAQADKGFELSPASPSDADLPTTSAQGGYLSPKDLRPFKKAGPRKKKRSNRGAKTRILTDTPEKDAIIAKLSKTGPHQCASNRRLSIEYLPTPLIENSSSDDEEEAVNPSVGDYVLVKFKANRLGDEVYYVGKVIDIDDDNDLDVTFMQKILSKVTRPAFVFPDDEDLASVAVGDVVCILPIPSQVGGTARASKHYRFGIDMSKWNVQ